A region of Mesorhizobium sp. AR02 DNA encodes the following proteins:
- a CDS encoding DUF952 domain-containing protein, whose translation MSQFIYKITPQAPWREAEASGRFTGAPIDVADGFIHFSTAAQVRETAAKHFSGQTDLLLVAIDDANLGDALKYEVSRGGALFPHLYGVLELDTVLWVKPLPLGADGAHQFPPLEAE comes from the coding sequence ATGTCTCAGTTTATCTACAAGATAACCCCGCAAGCGCCTTGGCGCGAGGCCGAAGCCAGTGGCCGCTTCACCGGCGCGCCGATCGACGTCGCCGACGGCTTCATCCACTTCTCCACGGCAGCGCAAGTCCGGGAAACCGCGGCAAAGCATTTTTCCGGCCAGACAGACCTTCTGCTGGTCGCCATCGACGACGCCAACCTGGGCGACGCGCTGAAATACGAGGTTTCGCGCGGCGGCGCGCTGTTTCCGCATCTTTACGGCGTACTGGAGCTGGACACCGTGCTGTGGGTCAAACCGTTGCCGCTTGGTGCCGACGGCGCGCACCAGTTCCCGCCGCTGGAGGCCGAATGA
- a CDS encoding quinone-dependent dihydroorotate dehydrogenase, producing the protein MSLFDRLGQKLLFTFDPETAHGMSIAALRCGLPVGARTVRDIRLKVSLCGLDFPNPLGMAAGYDKNAEVPDALLGLGFGFAEVGTVTPLPQAGNPKPRIFRLTADEAVINRLGFNNEGHAAAERRLAARKGRTGIVGVNIGANKDSTDRVSDYERGVARFASYASYLTVNISSPNTPGLRNMQAREQLGELLSRVMAARASATAQPPIFLKIAPDLVEAELEDIAAEVVEKRIDGVIVSNTTISRPPLRSGDTSREAGGLSGKPLFERSTIVLAKMRKLLGPDIAIVGVGGVDSAETALEKIRAGADLVQLYTSMIYAGPALPGRIVAGMAGLVEKERLKSIRELRDSHLDQWASKLLS; encoded by the coding sequence ATGAGTCTGTTCGACCGGCTTGGCCAAAAACTGCTGTTCACATTCGATCCGGAAACCGCGCATGGCATGTCGATCGCGGCGTTGCGCTGCGGCCTGCCGGTCGGCGCGCGGACGGTGCGCGACATCAGGTTGAAGGTCAGCCTCTGCGGTCTCGATTTCCCCAACCCGCTCGGCATGGCCGCCGGCTACGACAAGAACGCTGAGGTGCCCGACGCGTTGCTTGGCCTCGGTTTCGGCTTTGCCGAAGTCGGCACGGTCACGCCACTGCCGCAGGCCGGCAACCCGAAGCCGCGCATCTTCCGGCTGACCGCGGACGAAGCGGTGATCAACCGGCTGGGTTTCAACAATGAGGGTCATGCGGCGGCCGAAAGGCGTCTTGCCGCACGCAAGGGGCGCACTGGCATCGTCGGCGTCAACATCGGCGCCAACAAGGACAGCACCGACCGCGTCAGTGACTATGAGCGCGGCGTCGCCCGCTTCGCCTCCTATGCCAGTTACCTGACAGTCAACATCTCGTCGCCCAACACGCCCGGCCTGCGCAACATGCAGGCGCGCGAGCAGCTTGGCGAGTTGTTGTCGCGTGTCATGGCCGCGCGTGCTTCAGCCACAGCGCAACCGCCCATTTTCCTGAAGATCGCGCCGGATCTGGTCGAGGCCGAGCTGGAAGACATCGCCGCCGAGGTCGTTGAAAAACGGATCGACGGCGTCATCGTCTCCAACACCACCATTTCGCGGCCGCCGCTGCGCAGCGGCGACACCTCGCGTGAGGCCGGCGGGCTTTCGGGAAAACCGCTGTTCGAACGCTCGACCATCGTGCTGGCGAAGATGCGCAAGCTGCTCGGGCCGGACATCGCCATCGTCGGGGTGGGCGGCGTCGATTCCGCCGAGACCGCGCTGGAGAAGATCCGCGCGGGTGCCGATCTCGTCCAGCTCTACACCAGCATGATCTATGCCGGGCCGGCCCTGCCGGGCCGGATCGTCGCCGGGATGGCAGGCCTAGTGGAAAAAGAGCGGCTGAAATCCATTCGCGAGTTGCGCGATAGCCACCTCGATCAATGGGCGTCCAAGCTGCTCAGCTGA
- a CDS encoding MATE family efflux transporter, translated as MDKGAIPADARSFVVTNRSVLAIAVPMTLAYLTTPMLGLVDTAVVGQFGDAALLGGLAAGSLVFSVVFTTFNFLRSGTTGLVAQAFGRGDALEEQAVFWRAVLIAVVAGILLAALSPLIAVGGQWFMGAEPRVSEAMGVYIRIRLLAAPFSLINYAILGYVLGRGEGGLGLVLQLLLNGINIALCFLLGLKLGWGVAGVAWATVTGEFLAMLLGLAIVVLRFRSTPSLPRHRLLDMSAFLRMLSLNRDIMIRSFSLLAAFALFTRQGAQFGTVTLAANAVLMNFFLVAGYFLDGFATAAEQLAGRAVGARAEQPFRQAVRLTLFWGFGLAGAATLVLLLAGANLVAVVTTSQEVRSVADIYLPWAAFTALSGVLAFQMDGVFIGATWSRDMRNMMLLSFLVFAAALLTLAPAFGNHGLWAALHIFLVVRGFSLLTILQLRMRTAFS; from the coding sequence TTGGACAAGGGTGCAATCCCAGCCGACGCCAGATCTTTTGTCGTCACCAACCGTTCCGTGCTCGCCATTGCGGTGCCGATGACGCTTGCCTATCTGACCACGCCGATGCTCGGCCTTGTCGACACGGCGGTTGTCGGGCAGTTCGGCGACGCGGCCCTTCTCGGCGGCCTAGCCGCGGGATCGCTGGTGTTCAGTGTTGTCTTCACCACCTTCAATTTCCTGCGCTCCGGCACCACTGGTCTCGTCGCACAGGCTTTCGGGCGCGGCGACGCGCTCGAGGAACAGGCAGTGTTCTGGCGCGCCGTGCTGATCGCGGTCGTTGCCGGCATTTTGCTGGCGGCGCTTTCCCCGCTGATCGCCGTCGGTGGCCAGTGGTTCATGGGTGCCGAACCACGGGTCAGCGAGGCGATGGGCGTCTACATCAGGATCAGGCTGCTTGCCGCGCCCTTCTCGCTGATCAACTATGCCATCCTCGGCTATGTGCTGGGGCGCGGCGAGGGCGGGCTCGGCCTTGTGCTGCAGCTGTTGCTCAACGGCATCAACATCGCGCTCTGCTTCCTGCTTGGCCTGAAGCTCGGCTGGGGCGTCGCCGGCGTCGCCTGGGCGACCGTTACGGGCGAATTCCTGGCGATGCTGCTGGGTCTCGCCATCGTCGTGCTGCGCTTCCGCTCGACCCCGTCCTTGCCGCGCCATCGGCTGCTCGACATGAGCGCCTTCCTGCGCATGCTGTCGCTCAACCGCGACATCATGATCCGCTCATTCTCGCTGCTCGCCGCCTTCGCGCTGTTCACCCGCCAGGGCGCACAGTTCGGCACGGTGACGCTGGCTGCCAATGCGGTCCTGATGAATTTCTTCCTCGTCGCCGGCTATTTCCTCGACGGTTTTGCCACCGCCGCCGAACAGCTCGCGGGCCGTGCCGTCGGCGCGCGTGCCGAGCAGCCCTTCCGGCAGGCGGTGCGGTTGACCCTGTTCTGGGGTTTCGGGCTGGCCGGAGCCGCAACCCTGGTGCTGCTCTTGGCCGGCGCCAATCTGGTCGCCGTCGTCACGACATCGCAGGAGGTCCGCTCGGTGGCCGATATCTATTTGCCCTGGGCGGCGTTCACCGCGCTGAGCGGTGTGCTGGCGTTCCAGATGGACGGCGTCTTCATCGGCGCGACCTGGTCGCGCGACATGCGCAACATGATGTTGCTGTCCTTCCTCGTCTTCGCGGCTGCGCTGCTGACCTTGGCGCCGGCCTTCGGCAATCACGGCCTGTGGGCGGCGCTGCACATTTTCCTGGTAGTGCGCGGCTTCAGCCTGCTGACGATCCTGCAGCTGCGGATGCGGACAGCGTTCAGCTGA